Proteins from a genomic interval of Pseudomonas sp. RC10:
- the sohB gene encoding protease SohB: protein MEFMFDYASFLAKTVTVVVAIVVVLVVIASMRGRGRRGAGGQLHVTKLNDFYKGLRDRLEGSLLDKARLKALRKAQAKEQKKDKKQPVVKPRVYVLDFDGDIKASATESMRHEITALLTLATDKDEVVLRLESGGGMVHSYGLASSQLARIRQAGIPLTICIDKVAASGGYMMACIGNRIISAPFAVLGSIGVVAQLPNVNRLLKKHDIDFEVLTAGEYKRTLTVFGENTEKGREKFQQDLDITHELFKNFVASYRPQLQIDEVATGEVWLGMAAKDKQLVDELKTSDEYLADKAKTAEVFHLHYAERKSLQERVGLAASGSVDRLVTGWWSRLMQQRFW, encoded by the coding sequence GTTCGATTACGCCAGCTTTCTGGCAAAGACCGTCACGGTGGTGGTCGCGATTGTCGTGGTGCTGGTTGTCATCGCGTCAATGCGCGGTCGCGGTCGTCGTGGCGCCGGGGGTCAGTTGCACGTGACCAAGCTCAATGATTTCTACAAGGGCCTGCGCGACCGCCTCGAAGGCTCGCTGCTGGACAAGGCCCGCCTGAAGGCGCTGCGCAAGGCCCAGGCCAAGGAGCAGAAGAAGGATAAGAAACAGCCGGTGGTCAAGCCGCGCGTCTATGTGCTGGATTTCGACGGTGACATCAAGGCCTCGGCCACCGAGAGCATGCGCCACGAGATCACTGCGCTGTTGACCCTCGCCACTGACAAGGACGAAGTGGTGCTGCGTCTGGAAAGTGGCGGCGGCATGGTGCACAGCTACGGCCTGGCGTCGTCGCAACTGGCGCGGATTCGTCAGGCGGGCATTCCGCTGACGATCTGCATCGACAAGGTGGCGGCCAGCGGCGGCTACATGATGGCCTGTATCGGCAACCGCATCATCAGCGCGCCGTTCGCCGTGCTGGGCTCGATTGGCGTGGTGGCGCAGCTGCCGAACGTGAATCGCCTGCTGAAGAAGCACGACATCGACTTCGAAGTGCTGACTGCCGGTGAATACAAACGCACGCTGACCGTGTTTGGCGAAAACACCGAGAAGGGCCGCGAGAAATTCCAGCAAGACCTGGACATCACTCACGAGTTATTCAAGAACTTCGTCGCCAGCTACCGCCCGCAATTGCAGATCGATGAAGTGGCCACCGGTGAAGTCTGGCTGGGCATGGCCGCCAAGGACAAACAGTTGGTTGATGAGCTGAAGACCAGCGACGAGTACCTGGCCGACAAGGCCAAGACCGCCGAGGTTTTCCATTTGCACTATGCCGAGCGCAAGAGTTTGCAGGAGCGCGTGGGCCTGGCGGCCAGCGGCTCGGTGGATCGTCTGGTGACAGGCTGGTGGAGCCGGTTGATGCAGCAGCGGTTCTGGTGA
- a CDS encoding DUF934 domain-containing protein, whose protein sequence is MQRIIKNNAVIDETWHLLPKDTTLDGLSNCDDLIVPLALWRDHGHALKARDGGLGVWLDADEEAEEIGEDASQFQVIALNFPAFTDGRSYSNARLLRDRYGFKGELRAIGDVLRDQLFYLRRCGFDAFAIRADKDPYEALESLKDFSVTYQAATDEPLPLFRRR, encoded by the coding sequence ATGCAGCGAATCATTAAGAACAACGCAGTCATCGACGAGACCTGGCACCTGCTGCCGAAGGACACCACCCTCGACGGCCTGTCCAACTGCGACGACCTGATCGTGCCGCTGGCGCTGTGGCGTGACCACGGCCATGCGCTCAAGGCTCGCGATGGTGGCCTTGGCGTGTGGCTCGATGCCGACGAAGAAGCCGAAGAAATCGGTGAGGACGCCAGCCAGTTCCAGGTCATTGCCCTGAACTTTCCGGCATTCACCGACGGCCGCAGCTACTCCAATGCGCGCCTGCTGCGCGACCGCTACGGCTTCAAGGGCGAACTGCGGGCGATTGGCGACGTGTTGCGCGATCAACTGTTCTACCTGCGCCGTTGCGGCTTCGACGCCTTCGCCATTCGCGCGGACAAAGACCCGTATGAGGCGCTGGAAAGCCTGAAAGACTTCTCCGTGACCTACCAGGCTGCCACTGACGAGCCACTGCCGCTGTTCCGTCGTCGTTGA